One part of the Corallococcus caeni genome encodes these proteins:
- a CDS encoding DUF2780 domain-containing protein, whose product MGRGPALPAARVRRGPAPLPRRHALRGRPRGELVLHPTVGPAPASWDQRSRAPVPVFQPAPRPDRYNRRLSLSTHVKERGMDLIGQLSQQLGVDGTQAQGLAGSLLKMVQGTVQEKVGPDAARQMDQAIPEMQGWQQQAQAQAPAGGDGGGLMGALGGMLGGAGGGGGGGLMGALGGAAAHAGEIAGVVAILQRFNLDAGKATLVAPLLLNFLKSRLDPGLVGKILAVAPMLAGASGGGSGPQGGGGLGGMLGGILGK is encoded by the coding sequence GTGGGACGGGGACCGGCACTTCCTGCCGCTCGTGTTCGACGCGGACCCGCGCCCCTTCCACGGCGTCATGCCCTACGAGGGCGGCCGCGCGGTGAGCTGGTCCTTCACCCGACTGTAGGGCCCGCGCCGGCGTCCTGGGACCAACGCTCGCGGGCGCCCGTTCCGGTTTTCCAGCCAGCCCCCCGCCCTGACCGCTACAACCGGCGCCTCTCACTTTCGACACACGTGAAGGAGCGCGGCATGGACCTCATCGGACAGCTCTCGCAGCAGCTCGGGGTGGATGGCACGCAGGCACAGGGGCTCGCGGGTTCGCTCCTGAAGATGGTGCAGGGCACGGTGCAGGAGAAGGTCGGCCCGGACGCGGCCCGGCAGATGGACCAGGCCATCCCGGAGATGCAGGGCTGGCAGCAGCAGGCCCAGGCCCAGGCCCCCGCGGGCGGTGACGGCGGCGGCCTGATGGGCGCCCTGGGCGGCATGCTCGGCGGCGCGGGCGGTGGCGGCGGTGGCGGCCTGATGGGCGCCCTGGGCGGCGCGGCGGCCCACGCGGGCGAGATTGCCGGCGTGGTGGCCATCCTCCAGCGCTTCAACCTGGACGCGGGCAAGGCGACCCTGGTGGCGCCCCTGCTCCTCAACTTCCTCAAGTCCCGCCTGGACCCGGGCCTGGTGGGGAAGATCCTCGCCGTGGCCCCCATGCTCGCGGGCGCCTCCGGCGGCGGCAGCGGCCCCCAGGGCGGTGGCGGGCTGGGCGGGATGCTCGGCGGCATCCTGGGGAAATAG
- a CDS encoding glycoside hydrolase family 43 protein has product MQNPPLLSAVVLAGALSALVAGCGEERSEGPPVDEAPVGTSSGALACSTRITYGDRWIHPGHPEQYDVASGLVTWDGSCVNEGTNSYAVLSNGWKPYFTGRDACVMALDTDCSGATSCATRVTYGAAWLHPAGHAAQYDDVGGRVTWDRGCTNASPNSYTVLSNDWAPYFSGTDACGVALRYTGCGGLYQNPVVPVDCADPGVIHDGTQYVAACTSGGAANAFPLRTSKDLVTWTASGNIFPSTRRPTWATGDFWAPEIHKVGTRYIAYFTARHQDGKLSIGAATATSALGPFTDLGQPLVHDAGMGMIDATFFYDTAGVPYLVWKADGNAVGQSTPIYGQTLSADGLSLTGTRRTLMSNTLSWEGGVVEAPWVVARGGYYYLFYSGNSYANSTYAVGVARATSPLGPYTKLGNPILKTASGWVGPGHNSVVTGPGGDTVMVYHAWNSAHTARVMLVDAITWPNGWPAVPEAPSSGSRPMP; this is encoded by the coding sequence ATGCAGAACCCCCCGTTGTTGTCCGCCGTGGTCCTCGCCGGGGCGCTCTCCGCGCTCGTGGCGGGTTGTGGTGAGGAGCGCTCCGAAGGCCCGCCGGTGGACGAGGCCCCGGTGGGCACGTCCAGCGGGGCGCTCGCGTGCAGCACGCGCATCACCTACGGGGACCGGTGGATCCACCCCGGGCACCCGGAGCAGTACGACGTCGCGAGCGGCTTGGTGACCTGGGACGGCAGCTGCGTCAACGAAGGCACCAATTCCTACGCCGTGTTGTCGAACGGCTGGAAGCCCTACTTCACCGGGCGCGACGCCTGCGTGATGGCGCTCGACACGGACTGCTCCGGCGCGACGAGCTGCGCGACGCGCGTCACCTACGGCGCGGCGTGGTTGCATCCCGCGGGGCATGCGGCCCAATACGATGACGTGGGCGGCCGCGTGACCTGGGACCGCGGCTGCACCAATGCGTCCCCCAATTCGTACACGGTCCTGTCGAACGACTGGGCGCCGTACTTCAGCGGCACCGACGCGTGTGGCGTCGCGCTGCGCTACACGGGCTGTGGCGGGCTCTACCAGAACCCCGTGGTGCCCGTGGACTGCGCGGACCCTGGCGTCATCCACGACGGCACGCAGTACGTCGCGGCCTGCACGTCGGGGGGCGCGGCCAACGCGTTCCCGCTGCGCACGTCGAAGGACCTGGTCACCTGGACGGCCTCGGGCAACATCTTCCCCTCCACGCGCCGTCCGACGTGGGCCACGGGGGACTTCTGGGCGCCGGAGATCCACAAGGTCGGCACCCGGTACATCGCGTACTTCACCGCGCGCCACCAGGACGGGAAGCTGTCCATTGGCGCGGCGACGGCCACCAGCGCGCTGGGGCCCTTCACGGACCTGGGCCAGCCCCTGGTGCATGACGCGGGCATGGGGATGATTGACGCCACGTTCTTCTACGACACCGCGGGCGTGCCGTACCTGGTGTGGAAGGCGGACGGAAACGCGGTGGGCCAGTCCACGCCCATCTATGGCCAGACACTGTCGGCGGATGGACTGTCGCTCACCGGAACGCGGCGCACGCTCATGAGCAACACGCTCTCCTGGGAGGGCGGCGTCGTGGAGGCGCCGTGGGTCGTCGCGCGGGGCGGTTACTACTACCTCTTCTACAGCGGCAACTCGTACGCCAACAGCACCTACGCCGTGGGCGTGGCCCGGGCCACGAGTCCGCTGGGGCCCTATACGAAGCTGGGCAACCCCATCCTCAAGACGGCGAGCGGCTGGGTGGGGCCCGGCCACAACTCCGTGGTCACCGGCCCCGGCGGGGACACGGTCATGGTCTACCACGCCTGGAACAGCGCCCACACGGCCCGGGTGATGCTCGTGGATGCCATCACCTGGCCCAATGGCTGGCCCGCGGTTCCGGAAGCCCCGTCCTCCGGTTCGCGTCCCATGCCCTAG
- a CDS encoding acyl-CoA dehydrogenase family protein, which yields MDERFTPEHEAFRRTVRQFAEKELAPHALEWDQAGEFPRDVFRRCGELGFFGISHDPAYGGSGLDYWYVAAFAEELARARNGGVAMSLLVQGQMATPVINELGTDEQKREFLAPALTGERIAALAMSEPDAGSDLARLRTTARRDGDDYVIQGAKTWISNGARADFLVLAVRTGGEGAPGISLVTLPTDVKGFAVSKKLQKVGHRSSDMAILYFEDCRIPARYVLGRENDGFFHIMNSFHAERLVTALYTVAVMDDLLREAIRYGRERHAFGKRLLDFQVWRHTFVDHATRVEAARQLTYQAVQLFNRKRKQKPVKEIAMAKLLTTELAQRVAYDCQQFLGGMGYVEESHVARAWRDVRMLTIGGGTSEVMKEIIAGTMAL from the coding sequence ATGGATGAGCGCTTCACCCCGGAGCATGAGGCGTTCCGCCGCACCGTGCGTCAGTTCGCGGAGAAGGAGCTGGCCCCGCACGCGCTGGAGTGGGACCAGGCCGGCGAGTTCCCTCGCGACGTCTTCCGCCGCTGCGGCGAGCTGGGCTTCTTCGGCATCAGCCACGACCCCGCGTACGGCGGCAGCGGGCTGGACTACTGGTACGTGGCCGCGTTCGCGGAGGAGCTGGCGCGGGCGCGCAACGGCGGCGTGGCGATGTCGCTGCTGGTGCAGGGGCAGATGGCCACGCCGGTCATCAACGAGCTGGGCACCGACGAGCAGAAGCGCGAGTTCCTCGCCCCCGCGCTCACCGGCGAGCGCATCGCGGCGCTGGCGATGAGCGAACCGGACGCGGGCTCGGACCTGGCCCGGCTGCGCACCACCGCGCGCAGGGACGGCGACGACTACGTCATCCAGGGCGCCAAGACGTGGATCTCCAACGGCGCCCGCGCGGACTTCCTGGTGCTGGCGGTGCGCACGGGAGGGGAGGGCGCGCCGGGCATCTCGCTGGTGACGCTGCCCACGGACGTGAAGGGCTTCGCCGTGTCGAAGAAGCTCCAGAAGGTGGGGCACCGCTCGTCGGACATGGCCATCCTCTACTTCGAGGACTGCCGCATCCCCGCCCGCTACGTGCTGGGCCGGGAGAACGACGGCTTCTTCCACATCATGAACAGCTTCCACGCGGAGCGCCTGGTGACGGCGCTCTACACGGTGGCGGTGATGGACGACCTCTTGCGTGAGGCCATCCGCTACGGCCGCGAACGTCACGCGTTTGGAAAGCGGCTGCTGGACTTCCAGGTGTGGCGCCACACCTTCGTGGACCACGCCACCCGCGTGGAGGCGGCGCGCCAGCTCACCTATCAGGCGGTGCAGCTCTTCAATCGCAAACGCAAGCAGAAGCCGGTGAAGGAGATCGCCATGGCCAAGCTCCTCACCACGGAGCTGGCCCAGCGCGTGGCCTATGACTGCCAGCAATTCCTGGGCGGCATGGGCTACGTGGAGGAGTCACACGTCGCGCGGGCGTGGCGCGACGTGCGCATGCTCACCATTGGCGGCGGCACGTCCGAGGTGATGAAGGAGATCATCGCCGGGACGATGGCGCTGTAG
- a CDS encoding carboxypeptidase regulatory-like domain-containing protein: protein MSRKVFVVVAGLALLLAWVFLWQRASVPVAAARDVTVAHPVPPTSAQARAPRQEGGLATAPVEQPMRDADGALRVETVTAAGPLAGAEVTLYLRGPAAPGSRLPSWRVAGQGRTDAEGTLVLPARPGPYLVTARAEGLALARAEVTRPRGEARSTVRLLLEPGVSLTGLTVERAGGAPVPMAELTLTPHTGFEDALPVFLQTGPSVPEEARHEALSDARGAFAFHGLARGEYQLEARAPGHAPRRIARVHVPGTDVRVALDGSAFIEGFVTRADGTPAPGARVSAWGEDGAVEVEAGDTGSFSLDVPPGSFQVTARHAQETGAAGGAVVVGPGMTVKDVRIRLGGAASLVGVVRRKDSGEAIVGATVGVRAHGDRAELLQARSAEDGRFEVGGLAPGAYDVQVSAPGFQPLMRRGLGVLAGQRFDLVLELAVPGRVEGTVVDGAEAPLPGVTVVARLKWRPLPDALPSMTDAQGRFVLEDVPEGTVYVVARRANSEDEVRQAVRVEAGKTATARLKLVGEGVLEGTVRKEDGGRPSGAVTVSAHRVDAPAFESVDVPAKPDGTWSMRVGAGRYQLGAWLSELRFQNGDQQQVVALEAGGRRHVDLVVGEPKKPLRVTVLEPNGAPGVHATVMATEAGRTDIQAEELTDASGQAVLALDGLGSDAWRVWSTNGGRQGEVARVSASQKELTLQLKPAARLRGTVRSAGGREVRGFSLTVTAARGEDDFLSRVERQFSGDAFQVDDVFPTLVTVTATLADGRAGKVDVTLASGAEAAVEVVVDAGGGVSGRLVDARTNEPLAGAYVDADGIASPTTGADGRFELKDLAPGPHRLTAWSRGRELVDRRVTLAAGKTQELGDWRLGLQRVEPGRLGLSFGMSGREVIISGIAEGADVAGLQVGDVVRSIDGAVVLDTGEARRRELGAPGSPAVLALHRSGQPLSLTFIRAR from the coding sequence ATGTCTCGCAAGGTGTTCGTCGTCGTGGCCGGGCTGGCGCTCCTGCTGGCCTGGGTCTTCCTCTGGCAGCGCGCCTCCGTGCCGGTCGCGGCGGCGCGCGACGTGACCGTGGCGCACCCCGTGCCTCCCACGTCGGCCCAGGCGCGGGCCCCGCGGCAGGAGGGGGGATTGGCGACCGCGCCCGTGGAGCAACCCATGCGGGACGCGGACGGTGCGCTGCGCGTGGAGACGGTCACGGCGGCGGGGCCGCTCGCGGGCGCGGAGGTGACGCTGTACCTGCGGGGACCGGCGGCCCCGGGCTCGCGGCTGCCTTCGTGGCGCGTGGCGGGGCAGGGCCGCACGGACGCCGAGGGGACGCTCGTGCTGCCCGCGCGTCCCGGGCCCTATCTCGTCACCGCGCGTGCGGAGGGGCTGGCCTTGGCGCGCGCGGAGGTGACGCGGCCGCGTGGAGAGGCGCGGTCCACGGTCCGGCTGCTGCTGGAACCCGGTGTGTCCTTGACGGGCCTGACGGTGGAGCGCGCGGGCGGTGCGCCGGTCCCGATGGCGGAGCTGACGCTCACGCCGCACACCGGCTTCGAGGACGCGCTCCCCGTGTTCCTCCAGACGGGCCCGTCGGTGCCGGAGGAGGCGCGGCACGAGGCGCTCAGCGACGCACGGGGGGCGTTCGCGTTCCACGGGCTGGCGCGAGGTGAATACCAGCTGGAGGCGCGGGCCCCGGGCCACGCACCCCGCCGCATCGCGCGCGTGCACGTCCCGGGGACGGACGTGCGCGTGGCGCTGGACGGCTCCGCGTTCATCGAGGGCTTCGTCACGCGCGCGGATGGAACGCCCGCGCCGGGCGCACGCGTGAGCGCCTGGGGCGAGGACGGCGCGGTGGAGGTGGAGGCCGGGGACACGGGCAGCTTCTCCCTGGACGTGCCGCCGGGGTCGTTCCAGGTGACGGCCCGTCACGCGCAGGAGACCGGGGCGGCCGGGGGCGCGGTCGTCGTGGGGCCGGGCATGACGGTGAAGGACGTGCGGATCCGCCTTGGCGGCGCGGCGTCCCTCGTGGGCGTGGTGCGGCGCAAGGACTCGGGTGAGGCGATTGTCGGCGCCACGGTGGGCGTACGCGCGCATGGCGACCGGGCGGAGCTGCTCCAGGCCCGCTCGGCGGAGGACGGGCGCTTCGAGGTGGGCGGGCTCGCGCCGGGGGCCTACGACGTGCAGGTGAGCGCTCCGGGCTTTCAGCCGCTCATGCGCAGGGGGCTGGGCGTGCTCGCGGGGCAGCGCTTCGACCTGGTGCTGGAGCTCGCGGTGCCGGGGCGCGTCGAGGGCACGGTGGTGGATGGCGCGGAGGCGCCGCTCCCCGGCGTGACGGTGGTGGCACGACTCAAGTGGCGGCCCCTGCCGGACGCGCTGCCTTCAATGACAGACGCGCAGGGACGCTTCGTGCTGGAGGACGTGCCGGAGGGCACCGTGTACGTCGTGGCACGCCGCGCGAACAGCGAGGACGAGGTGCGCCAGGCCGTGCGCGTGGAGGCGGGGAAGACGGCGACGGCGCGGCTGAAGCTCGTGGGCGAGGGCGTGCTGGAGGGGACCGTGCGCAAGGAGGACGGAGGGCGGCCGTCGGGGGCGGTGACGGTCTCCGCGCACCGGGTGGACGCCCCGGCCTTCGAGTCCGTCGACGTGCCCGCGAAGCCGGATGGAACGTGGTCGATGCGCGTGGGCGCGGGGCGCTACCAGCTGGGTGCGTGGCTGTCCGAGCTGCGCTTCCAGAACGGCGACCAGCAGCAGGTGGTGGCGCTGGAGGCGGGCGGCCGGCGCCACGTGGACCTGGTCGTGGGCGAGCCGAAGAAGCCGCTCCGCGTGACGGTGCTGGAGCCCAACGGCGCGCCTGGCGTCCACGCGACGGTGATGGCCACGGAGGCGGGCCGCACGGACATCCAGGCGGAGGAGCTGACGGACGCGTCCGGACAGGCGGTGCTGGCGCTGGACGGCCTGGGGTCGGACGCGTGGCGCGTCTGGTCCACGAACGGAGGACGGCAGGGCGAGGTCGCGCGTGTGTCCGCGTCCCAGAAGGAGCTCACGCTCCAGTTGAAGCCCGCCGCCCGGCTGAGGGGCACCGTCCGCTCCGCGGGAGGCCGCGAGGTGCGAGGCTTCTCGCTGACCGTCACCGCCGCGCGCGGCGAGGACGACTTCCTCTCCCGCGTGGAGCGCCAGTTCTCCGGGGACGCCTTTCAGGTGGACGACGTCTTCCCCACGCTCGTCACCGTCACGGCCACGCTGGCGGACGGGCGCGCGGGCAAGGTGGACGTGACGCTCGCGTCGGGCGCGGAGGCCGCCGTGGAGGTGGTGGTGGACGCGGGCGGCGGTGTGTCCGGACGGCTGGTGGACGCGCGCACGAACGAGCCGCTGGCGGGCGCGTACGTGGACGCGGACGGCATCGCGTCCCCCACGACGGGCGCGGACGGCCGCTTCGAGTTGAAGGACCTGGCCCCGGGCCCGCACCGGCTCACCGCGTGGAGCCGGGGGCGGGAGCTGGTGGACCGGCGCGTGACGCTCGCCGCCGGGAAGACGCAGGAGCTGGGCGACTGGCGCCTGGGCCTCCAGCGCGTGGAGCCGGGCCGGCTGGGCCTGAGCTTCGGCATGAGCGGACGGGAGGTCATCATCAGCGGCATCGCCGAGGGCGCGGACGTCGCGGGCCTCCAGGTGGGGGACGTGGTGCGCTCCATCGACGGGGCGGTGGTGCTGGACACGGGCGAGGCGCGGCGGCGGGAGCTGGGCGCGCCGGGCAGCCCCGCGGTGCTCGCCCTCCACCGGAGCGGCCAGCCGCTGTCCCTCACGTTCATCCGCGCACGCTGA
- a CDS encoding ArnT family glycosyltransferase, which translates to MRDGGRARRWWPWVLAAVAVGAWVLRALPFFHRAGALGYVVNYDEGVYAAASTLLWKGLLPYRDYLFVHPPGALLLGAPAGALGAFADPATGFALARWLATGLGAVSTVLVGRLAMRAWGPVAGVVAALAYAAHPEVVTMERGPFLDPLLNVCGLGLANLWLLPSGRAPLPRRAGLAGVLAGAMTSVKVLGGIWGAAALVARAPDLRWSLARRFVLAASLTVLTLVGPLALMAPGAFARDVLWFQSARPEDGVTSRWERLLEMTHERRRYALLLAAVGLCVALFRAVRRSTRAEAAPERFVATAYLLTVAAYLAAHSYWSNYNALLAGPEALLAGLGAAALVGFAAARARPVGAVAFGLVLLGPLYSVREALRGSEIRPPEQVLQARYVRDQVPPDASLCGFEPGWGLLAGRLPPVLPGQAVPVDPYALMLQDALTSGARFPDAAAAFASADSQTRMLALLGQCDFVLLGARGQWQLSSDSRQWFEAHYTRGVSPDSPAVELWRRHEPLTGATTGASP; encoded by the coding sequence ATGAGGGATGGTGGCAGGGCCCGGCGTTGGTGGCCCTGGGTGCTGGCGGCGGTCGCGGTGGGCGCTTGGGTGCTCCGGGCCTTGCCGTTCTTCCACCGCGCTGGAGCGCTCGGCTACGTCGTGAACTACGACGAGGGCGTCTACGCCGCGGCGTCCACGCTCTTGTGGAAGGGGCTGCTGCCCTACCGCGACTACCTCTTCGTGCACCCGCCGGGCGCGCTGCTGCTGGGCGCTCCGGCCGGGGCGCTGGGCGCCTTCGCGGACCCGGCCACGGGCTTCGCGCTGGCGCGCTGGCTGGCCACCGGGCTGGGCGCCGTCAGCACCGTCCTCGTGGGCAGGCTGGCGATGCGGGCCTGGGGACCGGTGGCGGGCGTCGTGGCCGCGCTGGCCTACGCGGCGCACCCGGAGGTCGTCACCATGGAGCGCGGGCCGTTCCTGGATCCGCTGCTCAACGTGTGCGGCCTGGGGCTCGCGAACCTCTGGCTCCTGCCTTCAGGGCGCGCTCCCCTGCCCCGCCGCGCGGGCCTCGCCGGGGTGCTGGCGGGCGCCATGACGTCGGTGAAGGTGCTGGGCGGCATCTGGGGCGCGGCGGCGCTCGTGGCCCGGGCGCCCGACCTCCGCTGGAGCCTGGCGCGGCGCTTCGTGCTGGCCGCTTCGCTCACGGTGCTGACGCTCGTGGGGCCCCTGGCCCTGATGGCTCCGGGCGCCTTCGCGCGGGACGTGCTGTGGTTCCAGTCCGCCCGGCCCGAGGACGGGGTCACGTCGCGCTGGGAGCGGCTCCTGGAGATGACCCACGAGCGGCGCCGCTACGCCCTGCTGCTCGCGGCGGTGGGCCTGTGCGTCGCGCTGTTCCGGGCCGTGCGGCGGAGCACCCGCGCGGAGGCCGCGCCCGAGCGCTTCGTCGCCACCGCGTACCTGCTCACCGTGGCCGCGTACCTGGCCGCGCACAGCTACTGGTCCAACTACAACGCGCTGCTCGCGGGGCCGGAGGCGCTGCTCGCGGGGCTGGGCGCGGCGGCGCTCGTGGGCTTCGCGGCCGCGCGGGCCCGGCCCGTGGGCGCGGTGGCCTTCGGGCTGGTGCTGCTGGGGCCGCTGTACTCCGTGCGGGAGGCGCTGCGCGGTTCGGAGATCCGCCCTCCGGAGCAGGTCCTCCAGGCCCGCTACGTCCGCGACCAGGTTCCGCCGGACGCGTCGCTGTGCGGCTTCGAGCCGGGCTGGGGGCTGCTGGCCGGAAGGCTGCCGCCGGTGCTCCCGGGACAGGCCGTGCCCGTGGACCCCTACGCGCTGATGCTCCAGGACGCGCTCACGTCCGGAGCCCGCTTCCCGGACGCTGCGGCGGCCTTCGCCAGCGCGGACTCGCAGACGCGCATGCTCGCGCTCCTGGGACAGTGTGACTTCGTGCTCCTGGGCGCTCGCGGCCAGTGGCAGCTGTCCTCCGACAGCCGCCAGTGGTTCGAGGCGCACTACACGCGCGGCGTGTCGCCGGACTCCCCCGCCGTGGAGCTGTGGCGCCGTCACGAGCCGCTGACCGGGGCCACGACCGGCGCGTCGCCGTAA
- a CDS encoding NUDIX hydrolase: MPYTPIVATLGYVMSPDGQQVLLIHRNARPDDAHYGKYNGLGGKMDRDEDIAACMRREIREEAGIECTRMVLRGTLSWPGFGKHGEDWLGFIFRIDAFTGTPLEKNPEGSLSWVPVSSILSLSLWDGDRHFLPLVFDADPRPFHGVMPYEGGRAVSWSFTRL, encoded by the coding sequence ATGCCCTACACCCCCATCGTCGCCACGCTGGGCTACGTGATGTCGCCGGACGGCCAGCAGGTGCTGCTCATCCACCGGAACGCGCGCCCGGACGACGCCCACTACGGCAAGTACAACGGCCTGGGCGGCAAGATGGACCGCGACGAGGACATCGCCGCGTGCATGCGCCGGGAGATCCGCGAGGAGGCCGGCATCGAGTGCACGCGCATGGTCCTGCGCGGCACCCTGTCCTGGCCCGGCTTCGGCAAGCACGGCGAGGACTGGCTGGGCTTCATCTTCCGCATCGACGCCTTCACGGGCACGCCCCTGGAGAAGAACCCCGAGGGCTCGCTGTCCTGGGTGCCCGTGTCCTCCATCCTGTCCCTGTCGCTGTGGGACGGGGACCGGCACTTCCTGCCGCTCGTGTTCGACGCGGACCCGCGCCCCTTCCACGGCGTCATGCCCTACGAGGGCGGCCGCGCGGTGAGCTGGTCCTTCACCCGACTGTAG
- a CDS encoding ComEC/Rec2 family competence protein: protein MLTLEMLPAGCGDCLILEHVQEGRSERVLIDGGTPASYPALRARLSRDARSHFDLIVVTHVDADHIGGILELLRDPAVGITYDDLWFNGQHHMKSFLAELTGAEGGGAAPEAPPEDRLGPGQGEALTTIIQGGPWNEAFRRGPIAVPDTGALPRIKLRGGLSLTVLSPTPVALRKMALVWAREVRSVNEELSRPFMATQDPADRLGGALDVGALAAEPPQRDDAPANGSSIALLAESGTQACLLAADAWPQVLAETLQRLLQERGLSRLPLSAVKLPHHGSKRNVTREWLDLVECSDFLISTDGTRFRHPDAQAIARIVAAKRGVRLHFNTASLSASQWKSESLQVRHGFTTTYPAVEGGSRILTWG, encoded by the coding sequence ATGCTGACACTGGAGATGCTGCCGGCGGGGTGCGGTGACTGTCTGATCCTGGAGCATGTGCAGGAGGGACGCTCCGAGCGCGTCCTCATTGATGGCGGCACCCCCGCGTCGTATCCGGCCCTGCGCGCACGGCTTTCCCGTGATGCGCGGTCGCACTTCGATTTGATTGTCGTCACCCACGTCGATGCGGACCACATTGGCGGCATCCTGGAGTTGCTCCGGGACCCCGCGGTCGGCATCACTTATGACGACCTCTGGTTCAACGGCCAGCACCACATGAAGTCTTTCCTGGCGGAACTCACGGGCGCGGAAGGAGGCGGTGCGGCGCCGGAAGCTCCACCTGAAGACCGGCTCGGCCCCGGACAGGGGGAAGCGCTGACGACAATCATCCAGGGAGGGCCCTGGAATGAAGCCTTTCGCCGGGGCCCCATTGCCGTGCCGGACACGGGGGCATTGCCGCGCATCAAGCTGCGCGGTGGGTTGTCGCTGACGGTGCTGTCGCCGACACCGGTCGCGCTCCGGAAGATGGCGCTCGTCTGGGCAAGGGAGGTCAGGTCCGTGAATGAGGAGTTGTCCCGCCCCTTCATGGCGACGCAGGACCCGGCGGATCGTCTGGGAGGAGCCCTGGACGTGGGGGCGCTGGCTGCGGAGCCCCCGCAGCGTGACGATGCCCCCGCCAATGGCAGCAGCATCGCGCTGCTCGCCGAGAGCGGAACCCAGGCGTGTCTGCTCGCCGCGGATGCTTGGCCCCAGGTCCTTGCCGAGACACTCCAGCGGTTGCTCCAGGAGCGGGGGCTTTCCCGGCTGCCCTTGAGCGCGGTCAAGCTTCCTCACCATGGAAGCAAGCGCAATGTCACGCGCGAGTGGCTCGACCTGGTGGAGTGCAGCGACTTCCTCATCTCCACGGATGGCACGCGCTTCCGACATCCAGATGCCCAGGCAATCGCACGCATCGTCGCCGCGAAGCGCGGGGTTCGCCTGCACTTCAACACCGCGTCGCTCTCCGCTTCCCAGTGGAAGTCCGAGAGCCTTCAGGTCCGCCATGGCTTCACCACCACCTACCCCGCGGTGGAAGGTGGGTCGCGGATTCTCACCTGGGGCTGA